One segment of Niabella beijingensis DNA contains the following:
- a CDS encoding GPW/gp25 family protein: MKTYLKLPLRFDQFFDKKKLPSCELQDSIYRNLHLIITTVRGENKADAVYGASFWETDYDIHLDNDSRKELIANILKRQIERYEKRITNVVISVEVKMAVLKTQNAGLPRRKIEIRVQGQIQKTLEPFRFQTGLFIGPLTLD; the protein is encoded by the coding sequence GTGAAAACATATCTGAAATTACCATTACGCTTCGATCAGTTCTTCGATAAAAAAAAGCTGCCCTCCTGCGAGCTGCAGGATTCCATATACCGCAACCTCCACCTGATCATCACCACCGTCCGGGGAGAGAACAAGGCGGATGCAGTATACGGGGCTTCGTTCTGGGAAACCGATTATGACATCCATCTCGACAACGATTCCCGGAAAGAACTGATCGCCAATATCCTTAAACGGCAGATCGAACGTTACGAAAAACGGATCACCAATGTTGTCATAAGCGTTGAAGTAAAAATGGCCGTGCTGAAAACACAAAATGCCGGTCTGCCCAGAAGAAAAATTGAAATAAGGGTACAGGGACAGATCCAGAAAACGCTCGAGCCGTTCCGGTTTCAGACAGGATTGTTCATCGGGCCACTGACACTGGATTAA
- the hemW gene encoding radical SAM family heme chaperone HemW has protein sequence MAGIYIHIPFCKKACNYCNFHFSTSLHYREALIKALGSEIALAATGNFIRTEPVETVYFGGGTPSLLPDEDISSLQQQLKARFPVQEDAEITLEANPDDLTRGKLEAWKAAGVNRLSIGVQSFFERDLVWMNRAHNAQQAKNGLELALTYFNNITIDLIYGVPGLSDERWRQNVETAMDLGIPHLSCYALTVEPETPLDKMIRNHQKQNVTGDQQSEQFLLLMEWLGRAGYEHYEISNFAKPGFRSQHNSAYWQGVPYYGLGPAAHSYNGMTRRWNVANNQQYIRSIAAGIIPYEEEVLTPVQKQNEYIMTALRTAEGIMPDRFEGVIREQLLKRAAQFREKGWLTPEEAVIRLTNEGKLFADGIAADLFTDE, from the coding sequence TTGGCAGGTATTTATATTCATATCCCTTTTTGTAAAAAAGCTTGTAATTATTGCAACTTTCATTTTTCCACTTCCCTGCATTACCGGGAGGCATTGATAAAGGCCCTGGGAAGCGAAATAGCTCTTGCGGCAACCGGAAATTTTATCCGTACAGAACCCGTGGAAACGGTATATTTTGGCGGCGGCACACCCAGTCTGCTGCCGGATGAGGATATCAGCTCACTGCAGCAGCAGCTCAAAGCCCGGTTCCCGGTACAGGAAGATGCAGAGATCACACTGGAAGCCAACCCCGACGACCTGACCCGCGGGAAGCTGGAGGCCTGGAAAGCCGCAGGTGTCAACCGTCTGAGTATCGGTGTGCAATCTTTTTTTGAAAGGGATCTCGTCTGGATGAACCGGGCGCATAATGCCCAACAGGCGAAAAACGGACTGGAACTGGCGCTTACTTATTTCAACAATATAACCATCGATCTTATATATGGCGTGCCGGGGCTGAGCGATGAGCGGTGGCGTCAGAATGTGGAAACAGCGATGGATCTCGGCATTCCGCATTTATCCTGTTATGCATTAACCGTGGAACCGGAAACACCGCTGGATAAAATGATCCGCAATCACCAGAAACAAAATGTGACGGGTGACCAGCAATCGGAACAATTTTTATTGCTGATGGAATGGCTGGGCCGGGCCGGCTATGAGCATTATGAGATATCCAATTTTGCAAAGCCCGGCTTCCGGAGCCAGCATAACAGTGCCTACTGGCAGGGCGTACCCTATTATGGCCTGGGACCGGCAGCTCATTCCTACAATGGAATGACCCGGCGCTGGAATGTGGCCAATAACCAGCAGTACATCCGCAGCATTGCTGCCGGGATCATCCCCTATGAGGAAGAAGTACTGACACCCGTGCAAAAACAGAACGAATACATCATGACCGCTCTTCGTACTGCAGAGGGAATAATGCCGGACCGCTTTGAAGGTGTGATCCGGGAACAGTTGTTAAAGCGTGCGGCGCAGTTCCGGGAGAAGGGCTGGCTTACACCAGAGGAAGCGGTGATCCGTTTAACCAATGAAGGGAAGCTGTTCGCCGATGGTATAGCCGCCGATCTTTTTACCGACGAATAA
- a CDS encoding PKD domain-containing protein has product MHFVYSKQWGRLDFRVWVSLLLLAVATLGLLGYKVATHVACPEFQLKTGSTINHLSERPNTYFVNEQVKFLATQNDASLIVTWNFGDKSATQIGASVMHRFIKEGNYLVTASVNGRCTMSLNIRVIQNSTPISETGSPAVAGIVSDDVVTLGNETVFNTTASSGTYTWSIAELPELGQQTTQSARFIFTKPGSFTVLLLLDKGLRYQKPIQVTDPLGSGTPASSVPLPPGPAETGPPPLPVDEPKKQEPVKEEAGTQAPQEPAPPAVKVYEQLPEPAIQAMLEEVTVGKKSVEDFNNILCNGAGTKVMANNEATTFAALCNALKEKKGLPLLKRKRKIQSFKIVRDAGNGNCVKIIYISYK; this is encoded by the coding sequence ATGCATTTTGTATATTCAAAACAATGGGGACGGCTCGATTTCAGGGTATGGGTTTCCCTGCTCCTTCTGGCTGTGGCCACCCTGGGACTTCTCGGCTATAAAGTGGCTACCCATGTGGCCTGTCCTGAATTTCAGCTGAAAACCGGAAGCACGATCAATCATCTTTCGGAGCGTCCCAATACCTATTTCGTCAACGAACAGGTAAAGTTTCTCGCTACGCAAAATGATGCCAGCCTCATCGTTACCTGGAATTTTGGTGATAAATCGGCTACGCAGATCGGCGCATCGGTCATGCACCGTTTTATCAAAGAAGGCAATTACCTCGTTACGGCATCAGTGAACGGCCGCTGTACCATGTCCCTCAATATACGCGTGATACAGAACAGCACGCCTATCAGTGAAACCGGTAGTCCCGCAGTGGCCGGGATTGTTTCGGATGATGTTGTTACCCTGGGCAATGAGACCGTTTTTAATACCACCGCCTCTTCCGGAACATATACCTGGAGTATTGCAGAGCTGCCGGAACTGGGACAGCAAACCACACAAAGCGCGCGCTTTATATTTACAAAGCCGGGATCTTTCACCGTGTTGCTCCTGCTGGATAAAGGCCTACGGTATCAGAAGCCCATCCAGGTAACCGATCCGCTGGGGAGTGGCACTCCTGCCTCCAGTGTTCCGCTCCCACCCGGTCCGGCCGAAACAGGGCCGCCACCGCTGCCTGTGGATGAACCGAAAAAGCAGGAGCCGGTCAAAGAAGAGGCCGGCACCCAGGCACCACAGGAACCGGCGCCCCCTGCCGTCAAAGTGTATGAACAGTTGCCAGAGCCGGCGATACAGGCGATGCTGGAAGAGGTAACAGTAGGAAAGAAAAGCGTTGAGGATTTTAACAACATCCTCTGTAACGGGGCAGGAACAAAAGTTATGGCCAATAATGAAGCCACCACTTTCGCTGCTCTTTGCAATGCACTTAAAGAAAAGAAAGGACTGCCTTTATTAAAAAGAAAAAGAAAGATCCAGTCATTTAAAATTGTAAGAGATGCCGGCAATGGCAATTGCGTAAAAATAATTTACATCAGTTATAAATAA
- the tssO gene encoding type VI secretion system TssO, producing MKPNNTTERSRAFARFLLFFFLTVALMVTAIFFGIRIPYAENEKLREQLAIIEKENRFRDNFAGNMLQTQSLLDTVNLDPARSGLIDGRITQKIQEMDALLSRNEAGSKDIYAQVIKALNNTQTDKKGLRAASSKDSVVAMYNAQIQELKNSLTKWQDSYKQLEMQNLLLRQK from the coding sequence ATGAAACCCAACAATACCACTGAAAGGAGCCGTGCTTTTGCCCGTTTTTTACTGTTTTTTTTCCTTACCGTCGCGTTGATGGTCACCGCGATCTTCTTTGGGATCCGCATTCCTTACGCGGAAAATGAAAAACTCCGCGAACAGCTCGCCATCATTGAAAAGGAGAACCGGTTCCGCGACAATTTTGCGGGCAATATGCTGCAAACACAGTCCCTGCTGGACACCGTGAACCTTGACCCGGCCCGGTCCGGACTCATCGACGGACGCATCACCCAGAAGATACAGGAGATGGATGCACTGCTGAGCCGGAACGAGGCCGGCTCAAAGGACATCTACGCGCAGGTGATCAAGGCCCTCAACAATACACAGACGGACAAAAAAGGGCTGAGAGCCGCCAGCAGCAAGGATTCTGTTGTGGCCATGTATAACGCACAGATACAGGAACTGAAAAATTCGCTTACAAAGTGGCAGGACTCGTATAAACAACTGGAGATGCAGAACCTTCTCCTGCGTCAAAAATAA